A single window of Mycolicibacterium aurum DNA harbors:
- a CDS encoding DinB family protein gives MSNELVSHLAEQLDWHWAGQLRPRLDGLTDDEYFFEPVPGCWTLRRDGPRVIPDFAYPPPRPEPLTTIAWRLAHVIVGVLAVRAHSHFGGPPADYESWPYAADAATALRQLDDAYACWMAGVRSLDDARLSEPCGPAEGPYADKPMTTLILHINREVIHHGAEIALLRDLYAHTTTADKEN, from the coding sequence ATGAGCAACGAACTGGTTTCTCACCTGGCAGAACAACTCGACTGGCACTGGGCGGGCCAGCTGCGGCCGCGCCTGGACGGGCTGACCGACGACGAGTACTTCTTCGAGCCGGTGCCCGGCTGCTGGACCCTCCGGAGGGACGGCCCGCGGGTGATCCCCGATTTCGCCTATCCGCCGCCGCGGCCGGAGCCGCTGACCACCATCGCCTGGCGGCTGGCGCACGTGATCGTCGGGGTGCTCGCCGTGCGGGCGCACTCCCACTTCGGAGGTCCGCCCGCCGACTACGAGTCCTGGCCCTACGCGGCCGACGCCGCGACCGCACTACGCCAACTCGACGACGCTTACGCCTGCTGGATGGCCGGGGTGCGCAGCCTCGACGATGCGCGTCTGTCAGAACCGTGCGGACCCGCGGAAGGGCCTTACGCCGACAAGCCGATGACCACCCTGATCCTGCACATCAACCGCGAAGTGATTCACCACGGAGCCGAAATCGCTTTGCTCCGAGATCTTTACGCCCACACCACCACTGCTGACAAGGAAAACTGA
- a CDS encoding oxygenase MpaB family protein: MYLPHQLAHHLVQDQVNRKFDRLVRTHFFRGMDFAGPVGDPGWFGPGSAVWHVHSHVHALIFGLQCAAFLERLDPSIYWMGVHHSRLVKPETKSDPMPALDPKGFGARLGHSVAFFIGTAYGSTPTAERLALAVRSMHHTIKGTRPDGARYDADDPEWLRWNYATVVWGIATAHELYHPQPLRGKDLDRYYGEFARVGQALGGTDLPSTKQETRDCLKSYLPKLAVTYGAAMATGPGLPLPLAALNWAVRDTMPPWAKGMIAHRDPNIVERTARRATVWSVINGLHVASGPMPEFEQAKARVAGGIDPDLAPHTMPTYRLGTDPVRSRAEVEDAFAAAP; encoded by the coding sequence ATGTACCTGCCGCATCAACTCGCGCATCATCTGGTCCAGGATCAGGTGAACAGGAAATTCGACCGGCTCGTCCGGACACACTTCTTCCGGGGCATGGACTTCGCCGGCCCGGTGGGCGACCCGGGCTGGTTCGGCCCGGGCAGCGCCGTCTGGCATGTGCACTCTCACGTGCACGCGCTGATCTTCGGGCTGCAGTGCGCGGCCTTCCTTGAACGACTCGACCCGTCCATCTACTGGATGGGCGTCCACCATTCACGGCTCGTCAAACCCGAAACCAAAAGCGATCCGATGCCTGCGCTCGATCCGAAGGGCTTCGGAGCGCGACTGGGGCACTCCGTCGCCTTCTTCATCGGCACCGCGTACGGGTCCACCCCGACCGCCGAACGGCTCGCACTCGCCGTGCGCTCGATGCACCACACCATCAAAGGGACGCGGCCCGACGGCGCGCGCTACGACGCCGACGACCCCGAATGGCTGCGCTGGAACTACGCGACCGTGGTCTGGGGAATCGCGACCGCACACGAGCTCTATCACCCACAACCGTTGCGCGGCAAAGATCTTGACCGCTATTACGGGGAGTTCGCCCGGGTGGGTCAGGCCCTCGGCGGCACCGACCTGCCGTCCACCAAACAGGAGACGCGGGACTGCCTGAAGTCCTATCTGCCCAAGCTTGCCGTCACCTACGGCGCAGCCATGGCGACCGGGCCCGGCCTCCCGCTGCCCCTGGCGGCGCTCAACTGGGCGGTACGCGACACCATGCCGCCCTGGGCGAAGGGCATGATCGCGCATCGGGACCCGAACATCGTCGAACGAACCGCCCGACGCGCCACGGTGTGGTCGGTGATCAACGGGCTCCACGTCGCCTCGGGGCCGATGCCCGAGTTCGAACAGGCCAAGGCCCGCGTCGCCGGCGGCATCGATCCGGACCTCGCACCCCACACCATGCCGACGTATCGCCTCGGCACCGATCCCGTGCGCAGCCGCGCCGAGGTGGAAGACGCCTTTGCCGCAGCGCCGTGA
- a CDS encoding DinB family protein: MPAMPPPIADERAGLKEYLAAQQYAFHAIAFGLTDEQARSTPSVSALSIGGLIKHVTQCQHGWMERVAAAPELCDSDKRPMEDQAADYGDEFVMRDDETLADILAAFDRQNAETIRLVETSDLGAAVPIPQHVPWFPKDVPAWSVRWVIFHLIEELARHAGQGDIVRESIDGATLYELLAGLEGWPETEWLKPFSPAGA, from the coding sequence ATGCCCGCTATGCCGCCACCCATCGCCGACGAGCGCGCCGGACTCAAGGAGTACCTCGCTGCTCAGCAGTACGCCTTCCACGCGATCGCGTTCGGCCTCACCGACGAGCAGGCCCGGTCGACGCCGTCGGTGAGCGCGCTGTCCATCGGCGGTCTGATCAAGCACGTGACGCAGTGCCAGCACGGCTGGATGGAGCGGGTCGCCGCCGCACCAGAACTCTGCGACAGCGACAAGCGCCCGATGGAGGATCAGGCCGCCGACTACGGCGACGAGTTCGTGATGCGCGACGACGAGACGCTCGCCGACATCCTGGCCGCGTTCGACCGGCAGAACGCCGAGACGATCCGGTTGGTGGAGACGTCGGATCTGGGCGCGGCGGTCCCGATTCCGCAGCATGTGCCGTGGTTCCCCAAGGACGTGCCGGCATGGTCGGTGCGCTGGGTGATATTCCACCTGATCGAGGAGCTGGCCAGGCACGCAGGCCAGGGCGACATCGTCCGCGAGAGCATCGACGGAGCCACTCTCTATGAGCTGTTGGCCGGGCTGGAGGGGTGGCCGGAGACCGAGTGGCTGAAGCCTTTCTCGCCTGCCGGCGCATAA
- a CDS encoding TetR/AcrR family transcriptional regulator: MSGPTSHPTSTQTRWAGVPLTDRRAERRGLLVDAAFRLFGDGGEAALSVRSVSRESGLNTRYFYESFSGTDDLLGAVYDRVSAELAGVVERAMSEAGDSLRARTRAGMAAVLHFSSTDPRRGRVLFTDARANPVLTARRAATQDLLREAVLTEGGRVQPDSDPVAAVVGAAMYTGAMAELAQQWLAGHLGDDLDAVVDHALTLVLR, translated from the coding sequence GTGTCAGGCCCGACGTCCCATCCGACGTCCACTCAGACGAGGTGGGCGGGGGTGCCGCTCACCGACCGCCGTGCCGAACGGCGCGGACTGCTGGTCGATGCCGCCTTCCGGTTGTTCGGTGACGGCGGGGAGGCCGCACTGTCCGTGCGCTCGGTGTCTCGGGAAAGCGGACTGAACACCCGCTACTTCTACGAGAGCTTCTCCGGCACCGATGATCTGCTGGGCGCGGTCTATGACCGGGTGAGCGCCGAACTGGCCGGGGTCGTCGAGCGGGCCATGTCCGAGGCCGGGGATTCGCTGCGCGCGCGTACCCGCGCAGGCATGGCGGCGGTGTTGCACTTCAGCTCCACCGACCCGCGGCGTGGGCGCGTGTTGTTCACCGATGCGCGCGCCAACCCGGTGCTCACGGCGCGGCGCGCCGCCACCCAGGACCTGCTGCGCGAAGCGGTGCTAACCGAGGGTGGGCGCGTGCAGCCCGACTCCGACCCGGTGGCCGCCGTGGTGGGAGCCGCGATGTACACCGGCGCGATGGCGGAGCTGGCGCAGCAGTGGCTGGCCGGACATCTCGGAGACGACCTCGACGCCGTCGTCGACCACGCGTTGACGCTCGTGCTGCGCTGA
- a CDS encoding helix-turn-helix transcriptional regulator, with protein MSETTGRVLQLLGLLQSRRVWSGDELAERLGVTTRSVRRDVDRLRELGYPVQASTGHGGGYQLGAGAVLPPLLLDPEEAVAMAVCLRVAAGGSVAGVGESALRALSKLDQVMPARLRSQVSAVHDATVTLGAATDTPVEPDVLMTLARASRDREHVTAEYVDIRGTVTQRRLEPYQLVTTGRRWYLMCFDRDRSDWRSLRLDRMSQVRAVGTTFTRRDAPDAAGYVRRAITSSPYPYIARVRYFAPQDVVAQTFSAASVDIEPDGPDACIVTAGADDPERMVPWLAMPGCDFEVLEPPEVIEALRAVAERIARAGAR; from the coding sequence ATGTCGGAAACCACGGGCCGGGTGCTCCAGCTGCTCGGACTGCTGCAGTCGCGCCGCGTATGGAGCGGTGACGAGCTCGCCGAGCGCCTCGGCGTCACGACACGCAGCGTGCGGCGCGACGTGGACCGGCTGCGCGAACTCGGCTACCCGGTCCAGGCCAGCACCGGCCACGGGGGCGGCTACCAACTGGGGGCGGGCGCGGTTCTGCCGCCGCTGCTGCTCGATCCCGAGGAAGCGGTGGCGATGGCCGTGTGCCTGCGCGTGGCAGCGGGCGGCAGCGTCGCCGGAGTGGGGGAGTCCGCACTGCGCGCGCTCAGCAAGCTCGACCAGGTCATGCCCGCACGACTGCGGTCCCAGGTCTCCGCCGTGCACGACGCCACCGTGACCCTGGGGGCAGCCACCGACACCCCGGTGGAGCCGGACGTCCTGATGACGCTGGCCCGCGCCAGCCGCGATCGCGAGCACGTCACCGCCGAATACGTCGACATCCGCGGCACCGTCACGCAGCGTCGCCTGGAGCCGTACCAGCTCGTCACCACCGGCCGGCGCTGGTATCTGATGTGTTTCGACCGCGACCGGTCCGACTGGCGCAGCCTGCGCCTGGACCGGATGTCACAGGTGCGCGCGGTGGGGACGACGTTCACGAGACGGGACGCGCCGGATGCGGCGGGTTATGTGCGTCGGGCCATCACCTCCTCGCCGTACCCCTACATCGCCCGCGTGCGCTATTTCGCACCGCAGGACGTTGTCGCGCAGACCTTTTCGGCCGCATCGGTGGACATCGAGCCGGACGGTCCCGACGCGTGCATCGTGACCGCCGGCGCCGACGACCCGGAACGGATGGTGCCCTGGCTGGCGATGCCCGGATGTGACTTCGAAGTGCTCGAGCCCCCCGAGGTCATCGAGGCCCTGCGGGCGGTGGCAGAGCGGATCGCCCGCGCCGGCGCCCGCTGA